The Methyloprofundus sedimenti genome includes the window GTTATTATAATAACGAACAAACCGGCAACCGATTGATTGCACCAAACGACTGATAGCCTTCTCTTTCCAGGGATACACAGCAGATACACATAGTTTGTCAGCATCACCCAGGTATGGCCATCGACCTGATGCTTCATAAACAACTTCTTGAGTCCATTGAAATATGCCTTCATATCTTCTTCACGGGCAAAACAGACCTGCCTGTTATTCCCTCTTTGTAGGATATGTTGCGGTACTCCAACAGGGGTGACTTGCCTTAGCCTTGCCATTACATCATCTAATTTACGATACCAAAAGGTAAACACATAGCAGATTAATATTCTTCTGATCCTAATTATGCTTTACTAACTGGTGGTTGACCTACCTTGTCAGTAAACATGTTGGGCTGCATGTGACTACGAAACTAGATATCACGTAACGGTAACTTCGGGTTGAGAACCTTTTGAGCACCCTCAGCACCACACACGGGCAGACCTGTCGGATCCAGCAGACCAAGCTGCACCAATACACTCGCCTGATCCCAATAAATATGTTCATGTGCGATCTTGCCGCTCTCAAACTTTACAATTACTACAAATGCTACTTCTACCTTCTTTCCTGTGGGCAAAACACCAGGCAGCATCCACTCGATAACCGTGGTGTGCGTAAACCTGATTACCAATTCATCCACGATTTGATCTTCTCCGATAGTGCGCGAAACAGCAATCATTTCAACATCAGGCGGGAAGAATTTCCCCACTAGATGATTTGTGTAAAAATCACGTACACTCTCCCTTCCCACTCCTCCGGTGATGAGTGGTACATTAATTAAATGCGGGTGGTCTGTCATTGTGGCCATCGTAGTTTCTATGTCGCCCTCAAGCTCCGCATTTACGTGCTGCTGAAACAGTTCAAGCATTGCTTCTTGCGACGGTGTCAATTTGTGCATTATTCGCTCCTTTCTAAAAATATTACGGCAATTCCGGATTGACAAGGAATTCCACTAAGTTATGCCTAAGTAGAAACTTGCCCAATAAGCTAGCCGGTGTCAGTTCTAATATTACAACATTATTGGGATTCATATTTCTTCACCGCCCGACTCATTGTCATATAGTGAACTTTAAAATATCTGCCTCTTTCCGCCATTGTATATGCTTCAATTGAATAAGTTTTTGCCATCGCCTCATTACGCTGAGAATATCTTTCCTGATAACCTAAAAGCATTAAAGCAACTGCCTCTTATACGCTTTGGGTAATTTAGCGTTATTTTCTGGTTTTTCCGCTGCTTGTCGATACTTACCAACAGACACCTCACTACCAAGAAACATCTGGTGTTTAGTTTTTGCTTTGGGATCAGGTAAGCTTTTTCATTGCAAAAGGAACTGCTGATAAGCTGCAATGCATATTAAGTCCAAAAAACATGCTTCTTTTTGCACTAAAATTGCTTTGTAACACCCTTGAAATAAATGGCTCTTCCCGACTTCGCGGGGTAGTCACTATATGTAGTATATTGCTATTTGATTATTTAGGTGCAGGCTGGGTATGATAGCCATCTTTTTAGACGGCAAACTTTAAATAAATGAACCCGATATTGTTACAAATTCCTTTGGATTTACCCGATGTGCAAATAGAGGCATTTGATACTGAGTCTAAAAAAGGAATTATTATTAAAGTCCAAAGTACATGCAAAGGCACAACTTGTCGGCAATGCCATCAGCCTATCGATAAGTTTTATGGCTATGGCAAAGAAATTACGTTACGCCATTTACCGATCTTTGAACAGTCCGTCTGGATTAAGATCAAACCGAAGCGTTACCAATGCCCTTATTGTGATCAAGGCCCGACAACCACTCAGCGCTGTAGTTGGTATGATCAAAAAAGCCCACATACTAAAGCCTATGAACAGTGGATATTGCGCGACCTAATCAATAGCACAATAACCGACATCAGTATCAAACGTGGCATTAATGAAGCGGCTGTTGAAGGCATTATTAATCGTTATATTCGTCAAGAAGTGGATTGGGAGACAATAAAAAGCCTGCCATTACTTGGACTTGATGAGATTGCGTTAAAAAAAGGACATAAAGATTTTGTTGTTATCATTTCAGGGATCAATGAAGGCGGAGAAAAATGCATTTTGGCCGTATTGCCAAATCGCAAAAAGGAAACAGTAAAAATATTTCTACAAAGCATTCCCGTGGAAATTAAAAGAACAATACAACGTGCCTGCGTTGATATGTATGACGGCTACAGTAATGCAGTGTATGAGGAACTTCATGGCGTTGAGGTTGTGGTTGATCGATTCCATGTGACCAAAAGCTATCGAGCCTGTGCAGACAACGCAAGAATAAAAGAGATGAAAACACTGAAAAAGACGCTTTCTAGTGAGGATTATGCCCAACTGAAAGGCGTGATGTGGTTATTCCGAAAATCACTCTGGGACTTGAATGAAGAGCAACAAATTAAATTAATACAACTCTTTAATTATGCGCCAGAGCTTAAGCAAATTTATATTTATCGGGAAGCATTGACGGGTATTTTTAACCGACCTTTAAGTAAAAGTCAGGCAGAAGCTGAGCTAAATTCATGGGTCGAGCAGGTTAGAAATCTGAAGTTGGACTGTTTCAACTCATTTATAGTGACCTTACAAAACTGGCAGCATGAAATCACTAATTATTTTCTTCGCCGTGAAACCAGTGGTTTTGTAGAAGGACTGAATAACAAAATTAAGGTGATCAAAAGACGTTGCTATGGCATTTATGATATAGGGCGTTTATTTCAGCATATTTGGCTTGATGTCGAAGGCCGACGTTTATTCGGATATGCTTAACACTATATGTTGTGGTCACCCCGCGAAATCGGGAAGAGCCAAATAAATGCTCACGTTCACATTATCGACGATTAAAAGCCTGAGTAAATAAG containing:
- a CDS encoding ester cyclase; the encoded protein is MHKLTPSQEAMLELFQQHVNAELEGDIETTMATMTDHPHLINVPLITGGVGRESVRDFYTNHLVGKFFPPDVEMIAVSRTIGEDQIVDELVIRFTHTTVIEWMLPGVLPTGKKVEVAFVVIVKFESGKIAHEHIYWDQASVLVQLGLLDPTGLPVCGAEGAQKVLNPKLPLRDI
- a CDS encoding ISL3 family transposase, with the protein product MNPILLQIPLDLPDVQIEAFDTESKKGIIIKVQSTCKGTTCRQCHQPIDKFYGYGKEITLRHLPIFEQSVWIKIKPKRYQCPYCDQGPTTTQRCSWYDQKSPHTKAYEQWILRDLINSTITDISIKRGINEAAVEGIINRYIRQEVDWETIKSLPLLGLDEIALKKGHKDFVVIISGINEGGEKCILAVLPNRKKETVKIFLQSIPVEIKRTIQRACVDMYDGYSNAVYEELHGVEVVVDRFHVTKSYRACADNARIKEMKTLKKTLSSEDYAQLKGVMWLFRKSLWDLNEEQQIKLIQLFNYAPELKQIYIYREALTGIFNRPLSKSQAEAELNSWVEQVRNLKLDCFNSFIVTLQNWQHEITNYFLRRETSGFVEGLNNKIKVIKRRCYGIYDIGRLFQHIWLDVEGRRLFGYA